The following are from one region of the Sandaracinus amylolyticus genome:
- a CDS encoding carbonic anhydrase, whose product MKKLVTGFQRFRDHVFEEHRELFRQLASGQSPQALFITCSDSRIQPNLLTQTEPGDLFVVRNAGNIVPPYSPQGCSEAGTIEYAIDVLGVADIVVCGHSGCGAMKALLEPEPPKGLPAVTAWLGHAEPTRRVMQSVYADRPADEKLNVAIQENVLQQMVNLRTHPSVAAKLAAGKLRLHAWVYKIGSGEIFAYDPETIQFRPLIEVTPERQSRRMLADAIGP is encoded by the coding sequence ATGAAGAAGCTCGTGACGGGGTTCCAGCGGTTCCGAGACCACGTGTTCGAAGAGCATCGGGAGCTCTTCCGCCAGCTGGCATCCGGCCAGTCGCCCCAGGCCCTCTTCATCACGTGCTCGGACTCCCGCATCCAGCCGAACCTGCTCACGCAGACCGAGCCCGGGGATCTCTTCGTCGTCCGCAACGCGGGCAACATCGTCCCGCCCTACTCGCCCCAGGGATGCTCGGAGGCGGGCACCATCGAGTACGCGATCGACGTGCTCGGCGTCGCCGACATCGTGGTCTGCGGTCACTCGGGATGCGGCGCGATGAAGGCGCTGCTCGAGCCCGAGCCCCCGAAGGGGCTGCCCGCGGTGACCGCGTGGCTCGGCCACGCGGAGCCCACGCGGCGGGTGATGCAGAGCGTCTACGCCGATCGTCCGGCCGACGAGAAGCTGAACGTCGCGATCCAGGAGAACGTGCTGCAGCAGATGGTCAACCTGCGCACGCATCCGTCGGTCGCGGCGAAGCTCGCGGCGGGCAAGCTCCGGCTGCACGCGTGGGTCTACAAGATCGGCAGCGGCGAGATCTTCGCGTACGACCCCGAGACGATTCAGTTCCGCCCGCTGATCGAGGTGACGCCGGAGCGCCAGTCGCGCCGGATGCTCGCCGACGCGATCGGCCCGTGA